tatatattttacatgTATACATAGCTTAAATATTTGTTGacgttatatatatatatatataatgcaaATGAATATAAAAATTGACTGTACATTTCATATGTAGAATAATTGCTGTTTTATACTACAGCAAAATTCGTAATCTATATAATATACACATAAAATTTCCTACTTAATGTATTTACAATTAATTGTTAATGCAcagcattaaaaataattttaattaattgttatgaATTCATAACAAAGTGAAAAAATAAGTTAGACCGTATTGCATGTGTCTAATATATATAcattagaatttatttttttatttattttataatgtttaaaaataaattcattgtTCATTAACTGAACTTATTCTTTCAATTGTTTATTGTAGCAAGCTATAACTACTCTTACACAGTGCATAAGTACATTATGCCTAATATAATATAAGGaatataacaataataaaacaGATAATGCATAATACCTGTAAGTAACATTAATAATATAACAATGAAAACATATTAAGTATAAACAACATTAACAGATACTATCTTTTGTTGCATAAAATCTTTATTAATTAACCACATTAACAGTAATATTATATCAACCCCAAAAAAATTAcaagtaattttaattattgataattatataaattcattatttatttatttctgaaaCTTAAATTACTATTTTTACGAAACGAATTTATAtgattgtttaaaaatattttggtaGCCCCAGAAAGAAAAAATGGTTGTTTAAATTTACAAAAGatattttcataaatattttactacTATGATTTGTTAAATTTTGTGACAACGCTTCTtgataataaattataaaattatttatcataAAATTGTCATTGTCAATTAAGCACTAatattaatgaatatatttttaaataattgtaatagtatttttcatcaaaaacgtgtataaatattttgaatgctttaaaaaattaaatggacGAATTTTAATGTGTCTTTTCTACTACTAAGGAACAAGTGGTTTGTCATCCAAGCTGTATGAATCTGTCTAAATTAGCATTTAATTTTTTAGgaacaaaatatataatattgaaAGCATTCTACTAGGAAGACGAGAGAAAATAGAATTTTACTATAgagtattaatattaaattataattaatgaaaTGAATTATAATGTCCATGAATAATTTTACATGCAGATATTTAATATAGTTGTaattatacaatatattttaatgaatcaaaatctatctttattataaaattttcaaaGACATAATGGTGTGTGCTATTGTCCACAAAAGTAgcatttaaacaaatttaatttttacaaaTCATGCAAAAATATCTCATAACTAACATAAAAGGTTTAAAGGACAATAATAGAATTATTGCACAATTGATCTGGATTAAAGGCACATATGGTCCATAAAGAAATATTACtggaaatatttcaaaaatatgcTTGGACAATATGAGAGCTAGTTGATCCATTGTTGTTAGTTCTGAGACTACAAGAATATAATTGGTTGGtattattttttacaataattttcaataaaaaaataattaaaataccacAGAAATCTTATAAAAAAGAATGAGTATAACTTACATTAATACCGGATCAACCAATTTTAGATATGAAATAATcttctattatttcaaatatattatTCAGTATccaatatatttttttcttcaaGCTCTTTAATGACACTGTAAATTTTGAACATATTACAGTCCAATAATATTTAGTTGCTACAACTGGAATATTTCATCTTGTTGTTGTTGAAGTTTTTGTAACGATGTCTTCACTTTTCTACCCTGAGTCATAACTACAGCAGTTGGAAAGTTATGCATATCACTAGAAGATGATGGTCTTAATGGTTCAGAAGTGGATGATAACGTATGTGTATTTGACGTCATAGGAAATGAATTACGTAATTTAGTAGACACTCTACGTTGTTGTACATAGATATCATTACCCTCTGTGCaaaatctaaaatataattcataaAGAACAATTGGTTACTGAATGCATAATAGATTTTATAAGGTCATACAatcatttatatttaatatatattaattacTGGTAAATAACTTACTCACTATTCCCCTGAGTACGTTTCACTTCCCTTTTTGCACTAGCTATTGAAGAATCCATTTTAGCTAAAAAGTCATTAACTGAACTATCATCATCTATAGATGATGTGACTGAAGATGGACTAGAAacctaaaaatatattttaaatttatataatataaattaatgatTTAACATCAATTTAGTTGAAAAGATATTTACAGTTTGAATTGCATTATGTTCAGTTTCATTTGTATTGTCGATGGGTAACGACAAAGGGCTTTCTGGGTTAGCAGGAATAAGTAAATATTCCCTTAAGAATAAACTATCAGAAGCCCATAATCTATTGACCCTCCTTATTTGTTCAgtctataaaaattaaaaataacagaaaCTTATAAGAGTTTATTGTATCTGCTACTATTGTTTTTAATCTATTAAGGAACATGTAAAACAGAATAATAAATTCGTACTGTAACTCCGTATTTTAGAGCAATTCCTTGAAGAGTATCAATTGCTGATACTGTATGTCTTATTAAATTTTCAGGTCGTGTAATATGTTTGGCTGTACTGCCATACTTTTTCAATGTTTTACCAGTATCTCTTATACACATTCGTTCTTCCATTTCCCTCGCGCCATTTCGTTCCATTCTTAATCTGCGAAATAGTATCGGTGCTTACAAAGCGTAGTAAACATATCACTCTTTGATATTTACGGAACAGAAATTTAGATAGAACtcgaggaatataatcacatAACCTATTCAAACGTATAAGAGAATTCAGCACGTATCTGATTGATATCTTGttgataaaaattattactgATACTCTTTATACAAAGCAATGTTACGTACATTATCAAAATGTAAAGAAATACTACTATCAATCATCGGACGTGAAGTATAATCTGATTAACAgattttaataactttctaaatgCAATTGTATTTAAGATAATTGAAAAACATGCATTTTTCTTTAATGTATATTTTTTCTAATAAtcatatttaacaattttataagCTTGATCACGACAAATAACTTTTGTCACGGTTACACTACAAATGTCTACTCAGCTGATCAACGTGATAATAAATTATACATGTTCTTTAACCTGAACGATAGTATTTGCCTCGTTCTGATTGGATAATCAAAGGGCGTTACACAAACAAACAGTGTAGATGTTTGAACAAAAACATTATGtttaatagaaattataaaacggatataaatgaaataacgaaattaaaatttttaatattgtgtACATCTTTTTCTAATTATATTGcacattttttttatatattcaagCTTACAATATAAATAACGGATTGCTTTTTTCATTACTTAATCTCATTACATAACACATGTAACTTAAGAAATGTAACaattattatttgtaaaatatatgaaattgcATGTTTATTTCCTAGCTTTATTAAttcgtaaatatttaaaattttaagttttttTTATCCATTTCTCTTCACAATTGTAGTTTTGGctgttcatatttatttaaggaaaaaaataatagaaatggaataaaattttaataaaaacatgTTAATTATAGTACGTTACACAGTTCatctatttttaaatacaatataTTACAGAGAAACACACAGTTATAATTTACTGTTATTAATATTATGTCTCTTACAGTATAATTAACTTAtggttataattattattattgttgctTCTGATCCTGTTGTTACTATATGCTaaccttgataaatatataaggtagcataaaaattatataatggGAGACTAATTGATGTATTTTATTAGGAAAAATTTATCCTTGCATAGTACGTATTAATCTCCAGTAGCTGTGCAACAGTAACTGTAATATTGGTAATAAATAGTTAACATAGGGATAAATATTATGCTACTGCGGCAGTGTGCTTCCTGGATTCTGGGTAAGGGGTAtttctttgtctaattattagaactatatcaactattattctaCAAGACACACCCCTTCCGCTATCCCAATTAATGTAGCTACTTAATAAAGATCTCATGGATAAGCAGCATTGGTATTCGAAATTATTGTTTTGATCAATTGTCGCGGACAAGGGTTATGTGCAAATTTCAGTTTCATAACATGAATATATACATACACACGTGTGCGCGCGTGTACGCcggatttaattttttcaaaaatggTACTTTAAAGGTAGAGCAATATAAGTTACAACAAAATTGGAAGTGTAACACGTACAGGTAAAACTATCTAGAAAGAATGAGTACAAAATCTGTTCCGTCTGATGCATGTCGATAGTAGAAATGTGTACCTTAATTTACATCTCACACATATACTTTGGCAAGAGCATCAGCTCCTGCACTTGCTATAAAAGGTCGCGATGGATGAAATGCTACATCTAAAATACTTTCGTCGAACTTTTTACGATGTGCCGTTATCTCCTGAACACAAGTTTTATTATCCATATTCCATAATCTTATACTGCAATCGTGGCCTGAAAGTTAAATGTTATTAATTTAAGGATTTGTGATGCATTAATATTCGTTCTTTGTTTTCTTGTATATTTCACTGTTACTTACTTCCTGAAAGTAAATATAAACCATGGGGATCTACAGCAAGACTAGTAACTGCATCCAAATGAGCAACCATGGCATGAGCAAGAGTGGCTGATCGATGATCATAAAATCGAATGTGTCGATCTTCGTGTGCCGCAACAACTAATGGTAATGTTGGATGTGCCACAACACGGTTTACTCCCTTTGTTTCATTGGCTTCAAGACGTGCTACACTCTCACCAGTTTCTGTATCAAACACCACGCAAGCTCCTTCATAAGCTACAACTAACTTATGTGGGTCATCTCTTATGAAGTCTACTGAAGTTGGTATACCATCTgcaaagaaattaaaagaaaacgataTGTATAcgtaattttgtaaaatatgattttttatttttgccaaagcaataattttttttatggtAATAGAAATATCACACCTTGCTCAGAAATGTACGTATGGAGTAGAGGAGATTTGCTTTGTGGACTCCACAATTTGACAGTTCCATCAGCACTAATTGATAATAATTGTGATCGAGGTTGATACATGCTTAAGCCCCAAACTGCATTCGTGTGTCCTTTTAATGTTTGGCTAAGGACACTTGGTTCATAGGAGTCATAAGGATCTATATTAGCTGATGGAAGTGTCCAACAATGAATCATACCATCTAAACCACCGCTATAGCATTGATTTCCTGTGCTACACATAGCTAAACATAGGACAGGACCAGTATGTGATCTAAATGTATATAATGGTTCTACATCTAATGAAGATgatctgaaataaaaaatacaattatatAGATTCTTTTTAGCGTTAATGGAAAGACAAGTTAACGGTTCGTTTAAGTTTAAACGACCTACTTCTTTGCTGGTAAAGTTTTATGAAGATTCCACAATTTCAGTGTGTGATCATCACTTGCAGTTATAAGGACTGCTTCTGTGGGATGGAAGACGAGAGCTCGAACGGCGTCAAAATGAGATCGTAACGTATATTTTACATTCCATGTTTTTCTGAAGGTTTCCTTTGTAGTGGCAACCATCTACATcaatatgtatttatttttattgtttatattaaaaaagataaaaagaaACCTCAATGCATTGCATAAAATTAGATTTTAATCCGTAAATTTCAGAAGATTACGACGGAAAGTGTGCACTGAGAGCAGTGAACTTTTAGCAGCAGTCAGTATTGCATACAGACAACTGTTTCGTATACCGAGCAACAGCATTTCGTCAAATACCCATAAACGTTTACAATACACAGGGTACTAATTCATTGACGGAGTATAAGCACTAATAGTTCACGATAATCGATTCTTCGGAGCAGCGGGTTAAAATCACTTGTCACACACGTACATTTATACATCTCAACAATGACAATAaccaatataatataatacaataattaatataacTTACATCATATGAGGTTTCTGCTTCATTGTTAACACACAATAATTCTAATTCGCCCAATTCTAATGTGGAATCACCTTCTTTATTGGGACACCTTGGATCTGGTCGTAAATGTAATGCATCTGTAAATTGAAcattattctttttttaatactattcAAATGTGTATATAGTAAGTCTTTTTACTAAATTAATAAGAGCAATCAATACTAACTACAATCAGTTGAATATATATCCAAATGAACAGAACCTGCTGGTGATTCTTCAATTTCTGTGAGAAGATTTAATTCATTTAATACTTCTTCTGCTTCTGCATCAACATCCTCTGTTAAAAGCATTGACGTctaaaaatacaatttaaaaaagTATATCAAAAGATGTAGCTATTATTCTACTGAAAAAATATGCAATAGTATATAATAGAATACAAAGATTTATTATCCATTACTTTATTTGGTTTAGGATCCATGTTTTCATCGAAGGTATCATCTTCTACAtctccttcttcttcttccaaATCCATACCTGTGTGAGTCAGAAACTCAAAATTCGCCATAACAGCTGCTTCTGTATCTAGTATCATTGCTTCTGCTATAGAAGGTGGTTGCTGCTAGCATGAACATATGAAACTATATTAATAACTGATTACACTATtatgaaattttgtttatattgaatattgaaataaattaatcTGTTTATTGAATTTTTCAAGCACAATCTGttaaacatataaaataattaaacacaaacaaatttatttacctCTACCTTTTTTTTGGGGGCTTTGAAGGGAAAGAATTCCTTTGGTTGTTTATTTGATGGTTCATTACCATTTAATGCAGGAGTATTCATATCTTCTGAatctgtattattatttaaaccAAGTAAAGATCTTACTCTGTTTGATCGTACATCTATTATTGTATCAGTATAACCAATTTCTtgtaaatatctaaaagaaGAATTATAGATAAGCTGTGAGAATAACAATACACATTAAACTTAGTATaagatagaaataaatatttatgaataTCAAATTTTACTTACTGTCTCAAAATTTGGCGACCTTGTCTCCAACTGATGTTACTAACTGAAGTAAAAGGAGCTTCTCCATCACCACCTCCCCCGACTTCAGAGTTAGCACAAGTACTACTACCTTCATCATAAACAGGAGGCTGGACATCTCCTTGAATGACCAAATCGGTGCCATACTTCAGTTTGTGGTACCTTGCCCTGTAAAAATGACAATTATTGTGAGtgcattaatatttaatataaacatattacTAAAGGTAACGGTAACATTTCATTTATGACTGTACCTGAAAAAAGATCTTACCGTTCTTGTTTGAGTGcatattctaacatttttattcttcttactaaatcattttttaatttttcttgacCTTTTCTTTCACCTTGTAAAAAAGCTATCCTAGCCTGTAGATaagtattattaaatattatatttcattgatttgtattaaaaataaatattatagttcagagtataaggtaaaaaactCTATATAAAGAAATAGGTGTGGTACAATTTATgtctgattttttaactcattTCACAAGATAATTTTTATGGGAATATAAGGTATACATATCAACAATTAATATCCTCCACAACTGTATTAATTTGTTCATATGCAATAAAACAAAGCTTCGTTCAGCAATAATTTATAGTTGCATACAATGTATGAATAATTACATTAACTTTAATTAGTATATATGTAAGTTAACTGTGAAGTGCATAAAATTTGTAACTGTATAAATATTATCAGTAAATCGATTGAAACATAATTTTGGATGCAATAATATGACATTTACCTCACAAAATTTAAACAGATACAATATCATAATAAAGAAAAGAGATGTTCCTGTAAAATACATTTCAATTTAACTTACAGtacttatttaattaaaatttaaacaggCACATAATCTGtattacaatattttatatacaTTCAAATTAGTTGTGTTTTTATAATGTCCTGTCACATGACAGTTGAAGTGACAATAAGAAAGAAGTACATTAAGGAGAAACAAGTAgataaatttcaaaaatgtaTGAAAGATACTGAAGTTATACCTGAAATTCTGCTCTGTCAAGTTCCCATTGCGATCGTTCAAGTTCAAAGCGAGTCCATTCATGTTGAATAAAGTGTAAAATGCCAGGCATAGAGTATTGTGGACTTTGATCCTTGGCATCGTCATTGCTACCATTGTCATTGCCCTGATGTTTATTGTTTGTCAGTGAAACATTTGCA
The window above is part of the Colletes latitarsis isolate SP2378_abdomen chromosome 2, iyColLati1, whole genome shotgun sequence genome. Proteins encoded here:
- the Red gene encoding lysM peptidoglycan-binding domain-containing protein red, encoding MERNGAREMEERMCIRDTGKTLKKYGSTAKHITRPENLIRHTVSAIDTLQGIALKYGVTTEQIRRVNRLWASDSLFLREYLLIPANPESPLSLPIDNTNETEHNAIQTVSSPSSVTSSIDDDSSVNDFLAKMDSSIASAKREVKRTQGNSEFCTEGNDIYVQQRRVSTKLRNSFPMTSNTHTLSSTSEPLRPSSSSDMHNFPTAVVMTQGRKVKTSLQKLQQQQDEIFQL
- the Cka gene encoding connector of kinase to AP-1 isoform X1, yielding MKVPSQFCGSTMEDNSSSTSQNHNGQLSSGANVSLTNNKHQGNDNGSNDDAKDQSPQYSMPGILHFIQHEWTRFELERSQWELDRAEFQARIAFLQGERKGQEKLKNDLVRRIKMLEYALKQERARYHKLKYGTDLVIQGDVQPPVYDEGSSTCANSEVGGGGDGEAPFTSVSNISWRQGRQILRQYLQEIGYTDTIIDVRSNRVRSLLGLNNNTDSEDMNTPALNGNEPSNKQPKEFFPFKAPKKKVEQQPPSIAEAMILDTEAAVMANFEFLTHTGMDLEEEEGDVEDDTFDENMDPKPNKTSMLLTEDVDAEAEEVLNELNLLTEIEESPAGSVHLDIYSTDCNALHLRPDPRCPNKEGDSTLELGELELLCVNNEAETSYDMVATTKETFRKTWNVKYTLRSHFDAVRALVFHPTEAVLITASDDHTLKLWNLHKTLPAKKSSSLDVEPLYTFRSHTGPVLCLAMCSTGNQCYSGGLDGMIHCWTLPSANIDPYDSYEPSVLSQTLKGHTNAVWGLSMYQPRSQLLSISADGTVKLWSPQSKSPLLHTYISEQDGIPTSVDFIRDDPHKLVVAYEGACVVFDTETGESVARLEANETKGVNRVVAHPTLPLVVAAHEDRHIRFYDHRSATLAHAMVAHLDAVTSLAVDPHGLYLLSGSHDCSIRLWNMDNKTCVQEITAHRKKFDESILDVAFHPSRPFIASAGADALAKVYV
- the Cka gene encoding connector of kinase to AP-1 isoform X2, with translation MKVPSQFCGSTMEDNSSSTSQNHNGQLSSGANVSLTNNKHQGNDNGSNDDAKDQSPQYSMPGILHFIQHEWTRFELERSQWELDRAEFQARIAFLQGERKGQEKLKNDLVRRIKMLEYALKQERARYHKLKYGTDLVIQGDVQPPVYDEGSSTCANSEVGGGGDGEAPFTSVSNISWRQGRQILRQYLQEIGYTDTIIDVRSNRVRSLLGLNNNTDSEDMNTPALNGNEPSNKQPKEFFPFKAPKKKVEQPPSIAEAMILDTEAAVMANFEFLTHTGMDLEEEEGDVEDDTFDENMDPKPNKTSMLLTEDVDAEAEEVLNELNLLTEIEESPAGSVHLDIYSTDCNALHLRPDPRCPNKEGDSTLELGELELLCVNNEAETSYDMVATTKETFRKTWNVKYTLRSHFDAVRALVFHPTEAVLITASDDHTLKLWNLHKTLPAKKSSSLDVEPLYTFRSHTGPVLCLAMCSTGNQCYSGGLDGMIHCWTLPSANIDPYDSYEPSVLSQTLKGHTNAVWGLSMYQPRSQLLSISADGTVKLWSPQSKSPLLHTYISEQDGIPTSVDFIRDDPHKLVVAYEGACVVFDTETGESVARLEANETKGVNRVVAHPTLPLVVAAHEDRHIRFYDHRSATLAHAMVAHLDAVTSLAVDPHGLYLLSGSHDCSIRLWNMDNKTCVQEITAHRKKFDESILDVAFHPSRPFIASAGADALAKVYV
- the Cka gene encoding connector of kinase to AP-1 isoform X3, which produces MKVPSQFCGSTMEDNSSSTSQNHNGQLSSGANVSLTNNKHQGNDNGSNDDAKDQSPQYSMPGILHFIQHEWTRFELERSQWELDRAEFQARIAFLQGERKGQEKLKNDLVRRIKMLEYALKQERARYHKLKYGTDLVIQGDVQPPVYDEGSSTCANSEVGGGGDGEAPFTSVSNISWRQGRQILRQYLQEIGYTDTIIDVRSNRVRSLLGLNNNTDSEDMNTPALNGNEPSNKQPKEFFPFKAPKKKQQPPSIAEAMILDTEAAVMANFEFLTHTGMDLEEEEGDVEDDTFDENMDPKPNKTSMLLTEDVDAEAEEVLNELNLLTEIEESPAGSVHLDIYSTDCNALHLRPDPRCPNKEGDSTLELGELELLCVNNEAETSYDMVATTKETFRKTWNVKYTLRSHFDAVRALVFHPTEAVLITASDDHTLKLWNLHKTLPAKKSSSLDVEPLYTFRSHTGPVLCLAMCSTGNQCYSGGLDGMIHCWTLPSANIDPYDSYEPSVLSQTLKGHTNAVWGLSMYQPRSQLLSISADGTVKLWSPQSKSPLLHTYISEQDGIPTSVDFIRDDPHKLVVAYEGACVVFDTETGESVARLEANETKGVNRVVAHPTLPLVVAAHEDRHIRFYDHRSATLAHAMVAHLDAVTSLAVDPHGLYLLSGSHDCSIRLWNMDNKTCVQEITAHRKKFDESILDVAFHPSRPFIASAGADALAKVYV
- the Cka gene encoding connector of kinase to AP-1 isoform X4 — translated: MKVPSQFCGSTMEDNSSSTSQNHNGQLSSGANVSLTNNKHQGNDNGSNDDAKDQSPQYSMPGILHFIQHEWTRFELERSQWELDRAEFQARIAFLQGERKGQEKLKNDLVRRIKMLEYALKQERARYHKLKYGTDLVIQGDVQPPVYDEGSSTCANSEVGGGGDGEAPFTSVSNISWRQGRQILRQYLQEIGYTDTIIDVRSNRVRSLLGLNNNTDSEDMNTPALNGNEPSNKQPKEFFPFKAPKKKQPPSIAEAMILDTEAAVMANFEFLTHTGMDLEEEEGDVEDDTFDENMDPKPNKTSMLLTEDVDAEAEEVLNELNLLTEIEESPAGSVHLDIYSTDCNALHLRPDPRCPNKEGDSTLELGELELLCVNNEAETSYDMVATTKETFRKTWNVKYTLRSHFDAVRALVFHPTEAVLITASDDHTLKLWNLHKTLPAKKSSSLDVEPLYTFRSHTGPVLCLAMCSTGNQCYSGGLDGMIHCWTLPSANIDPYDSYEPSVLSQTLKGHTNAVWGLSMYQPRSQLLSISADGTVKLWSPQSKSPLLHTYISEQDGIPTSVDFIRDDPHKLVVAYEGACVVFDTETGESVARLEANETKGVNRVVAHPTLPLVVAAHEDRHIRFYDHRSATLAHAMVAHLDAVTSLAVDPHGLYLLSGSHDCSIRLWNMDNKTCVQEITAHRKKFDESILDVAFHPSRPFIASAGADALAKVYV